A single Cystobacter fuscus DSM 2262 DNA region contains:
- the secF gene encoding protein translocase subunit SecF, protein MQILKNKTNIDFIGKRKPALFISTAINLIILVGIAVVGFNFGVDFAGGTVVEVQFNHPVSASEVRQRVESTGQLHDVSVQSIGAASENSFLVRLGGVTQLTEEGGAKASQALQSLGQIDPKAIRVDLANGIINVRSKQPLDTAQIEKTVEGTGTGVEEVRDIGQAQSGDYDYQVVASGMADRIRGALMQGQAADKPDFEMRRTEYVGPQVGKQLRNRGIQALLLSMVAILIYVAFRFDFKFGPGALLAMLHDVIMVAGFYLFSRAEFGLTAIAALLTIVGYSVNDTIVIYDRIREDMGKFKGKPLPEVINIAVNDTLVRTILTSGTTALSLVGLLIFGVGEIRDFAWAMLVGIIVGTYSSVYIASPVTIWLDAREQARGKKAGINQPTAA, encoded by the coding sequence TCCACGGCGATCAACCTGATCATCCTCGTGGGCATCGCCGTGGTGGGCTTCAACTTCGGCGTGGACTTCGCCGGCGGTACGGTGGTGGAGGTGCAGTTCAACCACCCCGTCTCCGCGAGCGAGGTGCGCCAGCGCGTCGAGTCCACCGGGCAGCTCCACGACGTGTCCGTGCAGAGCATCGGCGCGGCGTCGGAGAACTCGTTCCTCGTGCGCCTGGGCGGCGTGACGCAGCTCACCGAGGAGGGCGGGGCCAAGGCGAGCCAGGCCCTCCAGTCGCTCGGCCAGATCGATCCCAAGGCCATCCGCGTGGACCTGGCCAACGGCATCATCAACGTGCGCTCCAAGCAGCCGCTGGACACGGCGCAGATCGAGAAGACCGTGGAGGGCACCGGCACCGGCGTGGAAGAGGTGCGCGACATCGGCCAGGCGCAGTCCGGCGACTACGACTACCAGGTGGTGGCCAGCGGCATGGCGGACCGCATCCGCGGCGCGCTGATGCAGGGCCAGGCCGCCGACAAGCCCGACTTCGAGATGCGCCGCACCGAGTACGTGGGTCCGCAGGTGGGCAAGCAGCTGCGCAACCGCGGCATCCAGGCGCTGCTCTTGTCCATGGTGGCCATCCTCATCTACGTGGCCTTCCGCTTCGACTTCAAGTTCGGCCCCGGCGCCCTGCTCGCCATGTTGCACGACGTCATCATGGTGGCCGGCTTCTACCTGTTCAGCCGCGCCGAGTTCGGCCTCACCGCCATCGCCGCGCTGCTCACCATCGTGGGCTACTCGGTCAACGACACCATCGTCATCTACGACCGCATCCGCGAGGACATGGGCAAGTTCAAGGGCAAGCCCCTGCCAGAGGTCATCAACATCGCCGTCAACGACACCCTGGTGCGCACCATCCTCACCTCGGGCACCACGGCGCTCTCGCTCGTCGGTCTGCTCATCTTCGGCGTGGGGGAGATCCGCGACTTCGCCTGGGCGATGCTGGTGGGCATCATCGTGGGCACCTACTCGTCCGTGTACATCGCCAGCCCCGTCACCATCTGGCTGGATGCGCGCGAGCAGGCGCGCGGCAAGAAGGCGGGCATCAACCAGCCCACGGCGGCCTGA
- the recJ gene encoding single-stranded-DNA-specific exonuclease RecJ, which produces MMPEVPQEQAASLSVELGLHPLPARILIHRGLRTPEAASAFLSDRLADLPDPYRMKGMAAGVERLIRAIREKERITLYGDYDVDGVCSTSLMALFLRELGARPATYIPHRMDEGYGLNLQAVEKIAADGTRVLVTLDCGITSVAEIARAKELGLDVVVVDHHTVPPTLPPAVAVLNPHQPGCEYPTKHLCAAGVAFNLCMGLRKRLRDDGFFATRKEPNLKALMDLVAMATVADVVPLTGANRILVHHGLQALSAGLRPGVRALKEVAGLDADSPVSAGQVGYRLGPRINAAGRLHDASLGLQLLCSETLEAARPLAQVLDRANAERQGLESSILTEALAQAGERAEQNARGFVLYADGWHPGVIGIVASRVVERFHRPTVMVGVKDGVGKGSARSIEGFHLYDALSGCADLFARFGGHKHAAGLTIEGKHLPSFREAFERIAHQRLTPEDLIPRCKVDAVVGVSELDEKAVEALQKLGPFGQGNPEPVLVLRRQVARPRVLPHKTGGSGHLKLALVDAPNVDAIGFGMADRLALTEGPVDLAFQAGFDTFRGQRRLSLKLKDLRIAA; this is translated from the coding sequence ATGATGCCGGAAGTGCCCCAGGAGCAGGCGGCTTCACTGTCCGTGGAGCTGGGTCTCCATCCCCTGCCGGCGCGAATCCTCATCCACCGCGGACTGCGCACCCCCGAGGCCGCCTCCGCCTTCCTGTCCGACCGGCTGGCGGACCTGCCCGACCCCTACCGGATGAAGGGCATGGCCGCGGGCGTGGAGCGGCTCATCCGGGCGATCCGGGAGAAGGAGCGCATCACCCTCTACGGTGACTATGACGTGGACGGCGTGTGCTCCACGTCGCTCATGGCCCTGTTCCTCCGGGAGCTGGGCGCCCGGCCCGCCACCTACATCCCCCACCGCATGGACGAGGGCTATGGCCTCAACCTCCAGGCGGTGGAGAAGATCGCCGCGGACGGCACGCGGGTGCTGGTGACGCTCGACTGTGGCATCACCTCCGTGGCGGAGATCGCCCGGGCGAAGGAGCTGGGGCTGGACGTGGTGGTGGTGGACCACCACACGGTGCCCCCCACGCTGCCTCCCGCGGTGGCCGTGCTCAACCCCCACCAGCCGGGCTGCGAGTACCCCACCAAGCACCTGTGCGCCGCCGGCGTGGCCTTCAACCTGTGCATGGGCCTGCGCAAGCGGCTGCGCGATGACGGCTTCTTCGCCACCCGCAAGGAGCCCAACCTCAAGGCACTGATGGATCTGGTAGCCATGGCCACCGTGGCGGACGTGGTGCCGCTCACCGGCGCCAACCGCATCCTCGTCCACCACGGCCTGCAGGCGCTGAGCGCGGGCCTGCGTCCCGGTGTCCGGGCGCTCAAGGAGGTGGCGGGGCTCGACGCGGACAGTCCCGTGTCCGCCGGGCAGGTGGGCTACCGCCTGGGCCCGCGCATCAACGCCGCGGGACGGTTGCATGACGCCTCGCTGGGCTTGCAGCTGCTGTGCTCGGAGACGCTCGAGGCGGCCCGTCCGCTCGCGCAGGTGTTGGATCGCGCCAACGCCGAGCGCCAGGGCCTGGAGAGCAGCATCCTCACCGAGGCGCTCGCCCAGGCCGGGGAGCGCGCCGAGCAGAACGCCCGCGGCTTCGTGCTCTACGCGGACGGGTGGCACCCGGGCGTCATCGGCATCGTGGCCTCGCGTGTGGTGGAGCGCTTCCACCGGCCCACGGTCATGGTCGGGGTGAAGGACGGGGTGGGCAAGGGCTCGGCGCGCAGCATCGAGGGCTTCCACCTCTACGACGCGCTGAGTGGCTGCGCGGACCTGTTCGCCCGCTTCGGCGGCCACAAGCACGCCGCCGGGCTCACCATCGAGGGCAAGCACCTGCCCAGCTTCCGCGAGGCCTTCGAGCGCATCGCCCACCAGCGCCTGACGCCCGAGGATCTCATCCCCCGCTGCAAGGTGGACGCGGTGGTGGGCGTGTCGGAGCTGGACGAGAAGGCGGTGGAGGCGCTGCAGAAGCTCGGGCCCTTCGGGCAGGGCAACCCCGAGCCCGTGCTGGTGCTGCGCCGCCAGGTGGCGCGCCCGCGCGTGCTGCCGCACAAGACGGGCGGCTCGGGCCACCTCAAGCTGGCCCTGGTGGACGCGCCCAACGTGGACGCCATCGGCTTCGGCATGGCGGACCGGCTGGCGTTGACCGAGGGACCCGTGGACCTGGCTTTCCAGGCAGGCTTCGACACCTTCCGCGGCCAGCGCCGGCTGTCCCTCAAGCTCAAGGATCTGCGGATCGCTGCCTAG